The following are from one region of the Sulfurimicrobium lacus genome:
- a CDS encoding GNAT family N-acetyltransferase has protein sequence MVKPENSVEIFPLSTGDYIAAMALWQGCDGIRLRPENTSEWSFRRFLARNSGVCLGAWEADRLVGAVLVGHDSLRAYLYHLAVAETHRRQGIARQLVQAVLKELNRIDITKAHLFVETDNEVGLSFWRAIGAEQRTDLTVFSLTVRTIH, from the coding sequence ATGGTCAAGCCGGAAAATAGCGTTGAAATCTTCCCCTTGAGCACAGGGGATTACATAGCGGCAATGGCGCTCTGGCAGGGGTGCGATGGCATACGCCTTCGGCCTGAAAATACTTCCGAATGGTCTTTCCGCCGCTTTCTCGCCAGAAATTCGGGGGTATGCCTTGGCGCCTGGGAAGCGGATCGGTTGGTCGGCGCGGTTCTGGTGGGCCACGACAGCCTCCGTGCTTACCTTTACCATTTGGCTGTCGCGGAGACACATCGCCGGCAAGGAATAGCGCGCCAGTTGGTGCAGGCTGTGCTCAAGGAGTTGAACCGGATAGACATTACCAAAGCGCATTTATTTGTCGAGACGGATAACGAGGTGGGGCTGAGTTTCTGGCGAGCGATTGGCGCCGAACAGCGTACCGATTTAACAGTTTTTTCGCTAACAGTCAGAACCATCCATTAG
- the hemE gene encoding uroporphyrinogen decarboxylase has product MSKLKNDTFLRALLRQSTEYTPVWMMRQAGRYLPEYLRTRTKARDFMGLCKNPDLATEATLQPLARFPLDAAILFSDILTIPDAMGLGLYFSTGEGPKFKRALHHEKEIRNLIVPDPNVHLRYVMDAVSQIRKALNNEVPLIGFAGSPFTLACYMVEGRSSSDFIRVKTMLYQRPELLHHILDVNARAVTAHLNAQIEAGAQAVMIFDSWGGALSHAAYHEFSLAYMKQIVGGLKREHDGKKVPCIVYTKGGGLWLESIAAIGCDAIGLDWTIDIGEARSLVGDKVALQGNLDPAVLFSNPDTIRTEVDKVLLSCGKGSGHVFNLGHGISQFTEPENAAAMVTAVHELSRKYHYSCG; this is encoded by the coding sequence ATGAGCAAACTCAAAAACGACACCTTCCTGCGCGCCCTGTTGCGCCAGTCGACCGAATACACGCCAGTATGGATGATGCGCCAGGCCGGTCGTTACCTGCCGGAATATTTACGGACCCGGACCAAGGCCCGTGATTTTATGGGTCTGTGCAAGAATCCTGATCTCGCCACGGAAGCGACCCTGCAACCTCTGGCACGCTTTCCGCTCGACGCCGCTATCCTGTTTTCCGACATCCTCACCATTCCAGACGCGATGGGCCTGGGGCTGTACTTCAGCACCGGCGAAGGGCCGAAATTCAAGCGGGCACTGCACCATGAAAAAGAAATCCGCAACCTGATTGTGCCCGATCCGAACGTCCATCTGCGCTATGTCATGGATGCCGTCAGCCAGATACGCAAGGCGCTGAATAACGAAGTGCCACTGATTGGCTTTGCCGGCAGCCCTTTCACGCTCGCCTGCTATATGGTGGAAGGCCGCAGCAGCTCGGATTTCATTAGAGTCAAGACGATGCTTTATCAGCGCCCAGAGCTACTGCACCACATTCTTGATGTCAACGCCCGAGCCGTCACCGCCCACCTCAACGCGCAAATCGAGGCCGGCGCCCAAGCGGTAATGATTTTCGACTCCTGGGGTGGCGCGCTGTCACACGCGGCTTACCATGAGTTCTCGCTAGCCTACATGAAGCAAATTGTTGGTGGTCTGAAGCGCGAACATGACGGCAAAAAAGTACCGTGTATCGTCTATACCAAGGGCGGAGGGCTGTGGCTGGAAAGCATTGCAGCCATCGGCTGTGACGCGATCGGGTTGGACTGGACCATCGACATTGGCGAAGCGCGCAGCCTCGTTGGCGACAAGGTGGCGTTGCAAGGCAATCTCGATCCGGCAGTGCTGTTCAGCAACCCCGACACCATCCGCACCGAAGTCGACAAAGTCCTGCTCAGCTGCGGCAAAGGCAGCGGCCACGTCTTCAACCTGGGGCACGGCATTTCCCAGTTCACCGAACCGGAAAACGCCGCCGCCATGGTTACGGCGGTGCATGAATTGAGCCGGAAATATCATTACAGCTGCGGCTGA
- a CDS encoding bifunctional UDP-4-keto-pentose/UDP-xylose synthase has protein sequence MKKVLILGVNGFIGHHLSQRILETTDWEVYGMDMYSDRVTDLMTNPRFNFFEGDITINKEWIEYHVKKCDVVLPLVAIATPATYVKEPLKVFELDFEANLPIVRQCVQYGKHLIFPSTSEVYGMCRDDEFDPENSELILGPINKPRWIYSCSKQLMDRVIFAYAMKTEFNFTLFRPFNWIGEGLDNINTAKEGSSRVITQFLGHIVRGEDIKLVDGGTAKRSYTYASDGIDALMKIIENKNGVATGQIYNIGNPSNNYSVKELAKMMMDLAMEYPEYKENAHKVKTLEVTSGDYYGKGYQDVQNRVPKIENTMRDLDWKPQVTMADALKHIYEAYRGQVAEARKLMD, from the coding sequence GTGAAAAAAGTTCTGATCCTTGGCGTGAACGGCTTCATCGGTCACCATCTTTCCCAGCGCATCCTCGAAACGACCGACTGGGAAGTTTACGGCATGGACATGTACAGCGATCGCGTGACCGACCTGATGACCAACCCGCGCTTCAATTTCTTCGAGGGCGACATTACCATCAACAAGGAGTGGATCGAATACCACGTCAAGAAATGCGACGTGGTGCTGCCGCTGGTGGCGATCGCCACGCCGGCGACCTACGTCAAGGAACCGCTCAAGGTCTTCGAACTGGATTTCGAGGCCAACCTGCCGATCGTGCGCCAGTGCGTCCAGTACGGCAAGCACCTGATTTTCCCGTCCACCTCAGAAGTTTACGGCATGTGCCGCGACGACGAGTTCGACCCGGAAAATTCGGAACTGATCCTTGGCCCGATCAACAAGCCGCGCTGGATCTACTCCTGCTCCAAGCAGCTGATGGACCGCGTGATCTTCGCTTACGCCATGAAGACCGAGTTCAACTTCACCTTGTTCCGTCCCTTCAACTGGATCGGCGAAGGGCTGGACAACATCAACACCGCCAAGGAAGGCAGCTCGCGCGTCATAACCCAGTTCCTCGGGCACATTGTGCGCGGCGAAGACATCAAGCTGGTGGACGGCGGCACGGCCAAGCGTTCCTACACCTATGCATCGGACGGTATCGACGCGCTGATGAAAATCATCGAGAACAAGAACGGCGTGGCGACCGGCCAGATCTACAACATCGGCAATCCGTCCAACAACTACTCGGTGAAGGAACTGGCCAAGATGATGATGGACCTGGCCATGGAATATCCCGAGTACAAGGAAAACGCGCACAAGGTCAAAACCCTGGAAGTCACCTCCGGCGACTACTACGGCAAGGGCTACCAGGACGTGCAGAACCGCGTGCCGAAAATCGAGAACACCATGCGCGACCTCGACTGGAAGCCGCAGGTGACCATGGCCGATGCGCTCAAGCACATCTACGAAGCCTACCGCGGCCAGGTTGCCGAAGCTCGCAAGTTGATGGATTAA
- a CDS encoding YkgJ family cysteine cluster protein: MTRNSQKIRFFRKHIPSFECEPGCRDCCGPVTTSTEEIARLPVKRHEEYEAALANLSCPHLGDNGCQVYAERPLICRLFGTTPRLACPNGKRPEVMIDPQIEQQIQHFFEKTRHVLV, from the coding sequence ATGACAAGAAATAGCCAGAAAATTCGGTTCTTCCGAAAGCATATTCCATCGTTCGAGTGCGAACCCGGTTGTCGCGATTGCTGCGGGCCGGTGACCACCTCCACCGAAGAGATTGCAAGGCTTCCAGTCAAACGCCATGAGGAATATGAGGCAGCGCTTGCCAATCTAAGTTGTCCTCACCTTGGGGACAATGGATGCCAGGTCTATGCAGAACGCCCGCTGATCTGCCGCCTGTTTGGCACGACGCCACGGCTTGCCTGCCCGAATGGCAAGCGTCCTGAGGTGATGATCGATCCACAAATAGAGCAGCAGATCCAACATTTCTTTGAGAAGACACGCCATGTGCTGGTTTGA
- the hyfB gene encoding hydrogenase 4 subunit B: MVEGSIGEALAMSTAIPLLIAYVAAACALLSGVVSLFAGRHHPGFLHSGSFLFLFLAGATSIAAGGWALLANLTLTGQMALGLPWLKWHMRLDPLSGFFLLLLGTLVIAVSLYGPSYTREFARGKAAQPLPPLGVFTATFILGMQMLLLADDALVFMIFWEMMSLSGYFLVVYQHQHAANRHAAFLYLLLAHVGALVILLSFGVLAAFGGGLTFDQMRVAHLTPQWATLAFLFAFIGFGTKSGMAPLHVWLPDAHPVAPSHISAMMSGAMIKMGIYGIVRVSYDLIGNVRWEWGLLVLVIGTASALLGVLYALMQHDLKRLLAYHSIENIGIILMGLGMSMIFIGSGHKLLGTLGLVAALYHTLNHALFKGLLFLGAGAVLYRTHERDLERMGGLIHRMPVTAFMFLVGSVAISALPPFNGFVSEWLTFQTALQAPALENGVLRTMIPISAALLALTGALAAACFVKAFGIAFLGKPRTRRVARAREVPRGMQGGMALLAVLCLLLGVLPTSVIMVMAPVTQLLVQESLPSAAAQGWLWLTPISPQVASYSAPLVLIAIVVVFGMGFLLLKRGAVPARRVDTWDCGFGRLTARMEYTSTAFTQPIRRVFGAVWKVEEDVETVAGAGPIPRVTSIRHHLHVQDWSWLKVYQPIGRLVLHAARRIGFIQTGNIHTYLKYSLATLLFLLWIVSL, translated from the coding sequence GTGGTTGAAGGTTCTATCGGCGAAGCACTGGCCATGAGCACGGCGATCCCTCTACTTATCGCATATGTCGCTGCGGCGTGCGCCCTGCTGTCGGGCGTAGTCTCCCTGTTTGCCGGGCGTCACCATCCGGGTTTCCTGCATTCCGGTTCGTTCCTGTTTCTGTTTCTCGCCGGGGCCACCAGCATTGCCGCCGGCGGCTGGGCACTACTCGCCAATCTCACCCTCACCGGCCAGATGGCGCTTGGCCTGCCCTGGCTCAAGTGGCATATGCGGCTCGATCCTCTTTCCGGCTTTTTCCTGCTGCTGCTCGGCACACTGGTGATCGCGGTTTCGCTCTACGGCCCCAGCTACACGCGCGAATTTGCGCGAGGTAAGGCAGCCCAGCCCTTGCCTCCGCTCGGTGTGTTCACCGCGACCTTCATTCTCGGCATGCAGATGCTGCTGCTCGCCGACGACGCCCTGGTGTTCATGATCTTCTGGGAGATGATGTCGCTTTCCGGCTACTTTCTCGTCGTCTACCAGCACCAGCATGCCGCCAACCGCCACGCCGCCTTTCTCTACCTGCTGCTCGCCCACGTCGGTGCCCTGGTCATCCTGCTTTCCTTTGGCGTACTTGCCGCGTTCGGCGGCGGCCTGACTTTCGACCAGATGCGGGTGGCCCACCTCACGCCGCAGTGGGCAACGCTGGCCTTTCTATTCGCTTTTATCGGCTTCGGCACCAAGTCCGGCATGGCGCCGCTGCATGTCTGGCTACCCGATGCACACCCAGTGGCCCCGTCGCATATTTCGGCCATGATGAGCGGCGCCATGATCAAGATGGGCATCTACGGCATCGTGCGCGTAAGCTATGACCTGATCGGCAATGTGCGCTGGGAATGGGGGCTGCTTGTGCTCGTCATCGGCACTGCCTCGGCGCTGCTCGGCGTGCTCTATGCCCTCATGCAGCACGACCTAAAGCGCCTGCTCGCCTATCACTCAATCGAAAACATCGGCATCATTCTCATGGGTCTGGGGATGTCGATGATCTTCATCGGCAGCGGACACAAATTGCTCGGCACGCTCGGGTTGGTGGCGGCACTCTACCACACACTCAACCACGCACTGTTCAAGGGGCTGCTGTTTCTCGGCGCCGGCGCGGTGCTCTATCGCACGCACGAGCGCGACCTCGAGCGCATGGGCGGACTGATTCATCGCATGCCGGTCACGGCGTTCATGTTTCTGGTCGGCAGCGTCGCGATCTCGGCGTTGCCCCCTTTCAACGGCTTCGTTTCCGAGTGGCTGACGTTCCAAACGGCGTTGCAGGCACCGGCGCTGGAAAACGGCGTGCTGCGCACGATGATTCCGATCTCGGCCGCATTGCTTGCTCTGACCGGAGCGCTTGCCGCAGCTTGCTTCGTCAAGGCTTTCGGTATCGCGTTCCTCGGCAAACCGCGAACACGCCGCGTCGCACGCGCACGCGAGGTGCCGAGGGGAATGCAGGGCGGCATGGCGCTATTGGCGGTACTGTGCTTGCTACTCGGCGTGTTACCGACCTCGGTTATCATGGTGATGGCACCTGTCACGCAACTGCTGGTGCAGGAATCGCTGCCTTCGGCCGCTGCCCAGGGCTGGTTATGGCTGACGCCGATTTCGCCCCAGGTTGCCTCCTACTCGGCGCCCTTGGTACTGATCGCTATCGTCGTGGTGTTCGGCATGGGCTTCCTGTTGCTCAAACGTGGAGCCGTCCCCGCCCGCCGGGTCGATACTTGGGACTGCGGCTTCGGGCGACTCACCGCGCGCATGGAGTATACCTCCACCGCTTTCACCCAGCCGATCCGGCGCGTTTTCGGTGCAGTATGGAAGGTGGAAGAGGATGTCGAGACGGTCGCTGGCGCTGGCCCTATTCCGCGCGTCACCAGCATTCGCCACCACCTGCATGTGCAGGACTGGTCCTGGCTCAAGGTCTATCAACCGATTGGGCGGCTGGTGCTACATGCGGCACGGCGCATCGGCTTCATCCAGACCGGCAACATCCATACCTATCTGAAATACTCGCTCGCAACGCTGCTCTTTTTGCTATGGATAGTCAGCCTATGA
- a CDS encoding respiratory chain complex I subunit 1 family protein → MNSQSIVWALAAAQTLLFILAAPLLAGWVKRIKCHQQNRAAPAVWQPYRDLTKLLKKNMVLAGNASWLFRAVPYIIFGATLLAAAAVPLIAVHLPTSAIADVIVLVGFFALARFFTALAALDIGTAFGGMGASREMTVAALAEPAMLMAVFTLAMTAHSTNLSVAIETVLQAGLVLRPSFLFALLALAMVAVAECGRIPVDNPATHLELTMLHEAMILEYSGRHLALIEWAAQIKLMIYAVLIIDFFLPWGIASEFSTGALIVGVVAATAKLMLLAMLLVVWETVLAKMRLFRVPQFLGFAFMLALLGMLTNVVLETGG, encoded by the coding sequence ATGAACAGCCAATCGATCGTCTGGGCGCTCGCAGCGGCGCAGACGCTGCTGTTCATCCTCGCCGCGCCACTGCTAGCGGGATGGGTGAAACGGATTAAGTGTCACCAGCAGAACCGTGCGGCGCCAGCCGTTTGGCAGCCGTACCGCGATCTGACCAAGCTACTGAAGAAGAATATGGTGCTGGCCGGAAATGCCTCCTGGCTGTTCCGCGCCGTTCCCTACATCATATTCGGCGCCACGCTGCTCGCCGCCGCCGCCGTTCCACTCATCGCCGTACACCTTCCCACTTCGGCGATTGCCGATGTGATCGTACTGGTTGGTTTTTTTGCGCTGGCACGGTTTTTCACAGCGCTGGCCGCTCTCGACATCGGCACCGCTTTCGGCGGCATGGGCGCCTCGCGTGAAATGACCGTCGCCGCGCTGGCCGAACCGGCCATGCTCATGGCGGTATTCACGCTAGCCATGACGGCGCATTCAACCAACCTGTCGGTGGCTATCGAGACGGTTCTGCAAGCGGGCTTGGTGCTGCGCCCATCGTTCCTGTTCGCCCTGCTCGCGCTGGCCATGGTGGCGGTGGCCGAGTGTGGGCGCATTCCGGTGGACAACCCGGCCACCCACCTTGAACTGACCATGCTGCACGAGGCCATGATCCTGGAATATAGCGGACGTCACCTGGCCCTGATCGAGTGGGCGGCGCAGATCAAGCTGATGATATACGCGGTGCTGATTATCGACTTCTTCCTCCCTTGGGGCATTGCCAGCGAATTCAGCACTGGCGCCTTGATCGTAGGGGTCGTGGCTGCCACGGCCAAATTGATGCTGCTCGCCATGCTGCTGGTGGTGTGGGAGACGGTGCTGGCCAAGATGCGCCTGTTTCGGGTGCCGCAGTTCCTCGGCTTCGCCTTCATGCTTGCGCTTCTCGGCATGCTCACTAACGTCGTGCTGGAAACTGGGGGGTAA
- a CDS encoding formate hydrogenlyase: MALSSLSLYSQAIILFAALVLFSSFVMLAQTRMVPLIFTFAWQGLLMAVATVLVAIVSNHKHLYISAALTVALKVGLIPWVLYRLSVRLDMNYDTEVIKHPSLLLLGGAGLVIFSYFIALPIVHLSGLATRNTIAVSIAVELLGMLIMSVRRTAMAQVIGFMSMENGLFFAAVVSTYGMPLIVELGVAFDVMVASILFGVFFFHLRDSFDSLDVSHLNLLSEANEPAPLAETAVATTPGEHT, translated from the coding sequence ATGGCGCTTTCCAGTCTCAGCCTTTATAGCCAGGCCATCATCCTATTCGCGGCCCTGGTGCTGTTCTCCTCCTTCGTCATGCTCGCTCAGACGCGCATGGTGCCGCTCATTTTCACTTTTGCCTGGCAAGGTCTGCTGATGGCGGTGGCGACCGTGCTGGTCGCCATCGTCTCGAATCATAAGCACCTCTACATTTCCGCTGCGCTCACCGTCGCGCTCAAGGTGGGGCTGATCCCGTGGGTGCTCTATCGCCTCAGCGTTCGGCTCGACATGAATTACGACACCGAGGTGATAAAGCATCCTTCGCTGTTGCTCCTCGGCGGCGCCGGCCTGGTCATTTTCAGCTATTTCATTGCCCTTCCGATCGTACACCTGTCCGGTTTGGCCACGCGCAACACCATCGCCGTGAGCATCGCTGTCGAACTCCTCGGCATGCTGATTATGTCCGTGCGCAGGACGGCGATGGCGCAGGTCATCGGCTTCATGTCCATGGAAAACGGGCTGTTCTTTGCCGCCGTGGTGTCTACCTACGGCATGCCGCTTATCGTCGAACTCGGCGTGGCCTTCGACGTCATGGTCGCGTCCATCCTGTTCGGCGTGTTCTTCTTTCACCTGCGCGATTCGTTCGATTCCCTTGATGTCAGCCATCTCAACCTCCTGTCCGAGGCGAATGAACCGGCGCCATTGGCGGAAACCGCTGTTGCGACAACACCGGGAGAGCACACATGA
- a CDS encoding hydrogenase 4 subunit F yields the protein MTMLEITLLAPFIGGLLLAWIGHRTLAGWVNVATGVVTFAASLVMALDVFAHGPQLSSGHLFYIDAFNVYLVVLTAFVGMTTSIFSRPYMRHEVERGRVTDRRMRLYHSMYQGFLFSMLLALSTNNLGIMWVAMESATLTTVLLISLYRTPQSIEAAWKYFVLCGVGIAQALFGTVLIYFAAENRVGAEHGDTLLWTVLHDTAAANLDPAVVSLAFVFLLVGYGTKVGLVPLHNWLPDAHSEGPTPMSAVLSGLLLNVALYALVRFKMLVDASLHTELAGHLMMGFGLLSFVVAGLFLHRQHDIKRMYSYSSIEHMGLMTFAFGIGGPLATFGALLHMTVNSLTKSAIFVTVGYASQLAGTQRIEDIRGLIRTQPSIGWGLLIGTVAITGFPPFGVFISEFLLLMATMKSWPWLTIPLLVGFGVAFAGLFRHLQPMVFGEPPTGQKPVRANMLPVAVHLTLVLWLGLSIPTFLSNWFEQATLLIAGAPLR from the coding sequence ATGACGATGCTGGAAATCACGCTGCTGGCACCGTTTATCGGCGGCCTGCTGCTGGCCTGGATCGGTCACCGCACGCTCGCCGGCTGGGTCAATGTGGCCACCGGCGTGGTGACCTTCGCCGCCTCGCTGGTCATGGCGCTGGATGTCTTCGCCCATGGGCCGCAGCTTTCCAGCGGGCACCTGTTCTACATCGACGCCTTCAACGTTTATCTGGTCGTCCTTACCGCTTTCGTCGGCATGACCACCTCGATATTCTCACGCCCCTACATGCGCCACGAAGTCGAGCGCGGGCGCGTCACCGACCGGCGCATGCGCCTCTACCACTCGATGTATCAGGGCTTCCTGTTCTCGATGTTGCTGGCGCTGTCGACCAACAATCTCGGCATTATGTGGGTGGCCATGGAATCCGCCACCTTGACCACCGTGCTGCTGATTTCGCTCTACCGCACGCCGCAGTCGATCGAGGCGGCATGGAAGTATTTCGTGCTCTGCGGCGTCGGCATCGCCCAGGCTTTGTTCGGCACAGTGCTCATCTATTTCGCCGCCGAGAACCGGGTTGGCGCCGAACACGGTGACACCCTGCTGTGGACCGTGCTGCACGACACCGCAGCCGCCAATCTGGACCCGGCGGTGGTCTCGCTCGCCTTCGTCTTCCTGCTGGTCGGCTACGGCACCAAGGTCGGCCTGGTGCCCTTGCACAACTGGCTGCCGGATGCCCACTCTGAAGGCCCGACGCCGATGTCGGCCGTGCTTTCCGGGCTGCTGCTCAACGTCGCGCTGTATGCCCTGGTGCGCTTCAAGATGCTGGTGGATGCCTCGCTGCATACCGAGCTCGCCGGTCACCTGATGATGGGCTTCGGCCTGCTTTCATTCGTGGTGGCGGGCCTGTTCCTGCACCGCCAGCACGACATCAAGCGCATGTACAGCTATTCGTCGATCGAGCACATGGGGTTGATGACCTTTGCCTTCGGCATCGGCGGACCGCTGGCCACTTTCGGCGCGCTACTGCATATGACGGTGAATTCGCTCACCAAGTCGGCCATCTTCGTCACCGTCGGCTACGCCTCGCAACTCGCCGGAACGCAGCGTATCGAGGACATCCGCGGCCTGATTCGCACCCAGCCCAGCATCGGCTGGGGATTGTTGATCGGCACGGTGGCGATTACCGGTTTCCCACCCTTCGGCGTATTCATCAGCGAATTTCTGCTGCTCATGGCCACCATGAAGTCCTGGCCTTGGTTGACGATCCCGCTGCTGGTTGGCTTCGGCGTGGCATTCGCCGGCCTGTTCCGCCACCTGCAACCGATGGTCTTCGGCGAGCCGCCGACCGGGCAGAAACCGGTACGCGCCAACATGCTGCCGGTGGCGGTGCATCTTACCTTGGTGCTGTGGCTCGGGCTGTCGATTCCCACCTTCCTCTCGAACTGGTTCGAACAGGCCACGCTGCTCATTGCGGGAGCGCCGCTACGATGA
- a CDS encoding NADH-quinone oxidoreductase subunit C has translation MTQDKPFAPFLGHLAQTGLRVESVAAHGLAPAQVITVQAEDWGRLGQEAKEWGCRWAAGWGEDIDGKVDKAIHIHACFEKGGAYLLARTMVTRTNPILSSHTPSYPAADRPERHTQDMFGVAFTDHPDARRWTRHQAWKSSEYPLRRDFPAAGHPLAATPADHQYKFLAAQGSGVYEIPVGPVHAGIIEPGHFRFQTVGETVLHLEARLGYTHKGIEKIAEGRDAASLARLAGRVSGDSTVAHAWAASMAMEKAAGLTAPPRAVWLRALMCERERVANHLGDIGAIANDVGFAFGFYQFGRLREAWQRASCEVFGHRFMMDCIVPGGVAADLEPRFMETMRDEADALRWQIGKLMAIVYDSPSLTNRLLGTGVLTPEQASALGCMGYVGRASSLDFDVRRDATYPPYDRLKVTVPLHHTGDVNARMRVRHEEIVVSLEVIKALLAGLPDGPVGSEWRVPIADSEGLGIIEGWRGEIISYVRFGAGGRIARFFPRDPSWTTWPALEVLIHDNIVPDFPVCNKSVNGSYSGNDL, from the coding sequence ATGACGCAGGACAAGCCATTTGCCCCATTTCTCGGCCATCTGGCGCAAACGGGGCTGCGTGTCGAGTCTGTGGCCGCGCACGGGCTCGCGCCGGCGCAAGTCATCACGGTACAAGCTGAAGACTGGGGCCGGCTTGGCCAGGAAGCCAAGGAGTGGGGATGCCGCTGGGCCGCTGGCTGGGGCGAGGATATAGACGGGAAAGTTGATAAGGCGATCCACATCCACGCCTGTTTTGAGAAAGGTGGCGCCTACCTGCTCGCACGCACGATGGTCACGCGCACCAATCCGATCCTGTCCTCGCATACGCCGTCCTATCCGGCGGCCGACCGTCCCGAGCGGCATACCCAGGACATGTTCGGCGTGGCCTTTACCGATCACCCCGATGCGCGCCGCTGGACACGGCATCAGGCGTGGAAGAGTTCGGAGTATCCTCTACGCCGGGATTTTCCCGCCGCAGGCCACCCGCTCGCAGCAACGCCAGCCGATCACCAGTACAAATTCCTCGCCGCACAAGGCAGCGGCGTCTATGAGATACCAGTAGGGCCGGTACATGCCGGCATCATCGAGCCGGGACATTTTCGCTTTCAGACAGTGGGCGAAACGGTACTCCACCTCGAGGCGCGCCTCGGCTACACCCACAAGGGCATCGAGAAAATCGCCGAGGGCCGTGATGCAGCCAGCTTGGCGCGCCTGGCCGGGCGCGTCTCGGGCGATTCAACTGTTGCGCACGCTTGGGCGGCGAGCATGGCGATGGAGAAAGCGGCAGGACTTACGGCACCGCCACGCGCCGTCTGGCTGCGCGCCTTGATGTGCGAACGCGAGCGCGTCGCCAATCATCTCGGCGACATCGGCGCGATCGCCAACGATGTCGGCTTTGCCTTCGGTTTCTACCAGTTCGGGCGGCTGCGCGAGGCTTGGCAACGCGCCTCGTGCGAGGTCTTCGGCCACCGTTTCATGATGGATTGCATCGTTCCCGGCGGCGTGGCGGCTGACTTGGAACCGCGATTTATGGAAACCATGCGCGATGAGGCAGACGCCTTGCGCTGGCAGATCGGTAAGCTGATGGCTATCGTTTACGATTCGCCCTCGCTGACGAACCGGCTGCTGGGCACCGGCGTGCTCACGCCGGAACAGGCCAGCGCGCTGGGCTGTATGGGCTATGTGGGGCGCGCATCGAGTCTGGATTTCGATGTTCGGCGAGATGCGACTTATCCGCCCTATGATCGACTTAAAGTCACCGTTCCGCTGCATCATACCGGCGACGTCAACGCGCGTATGCGCGTGCGCCACGAGGAAATAGTCGTCTCGCTCGAGGTCATCAAGGCGCTGCTTGCAGGGCTACCCGATGGACCGGTCGGTAGCGAGTGGCGAGTTCCCATAGCGGACAGCGAAGGACTGGGGATCATCGAGGGCTGGCGCGGAGAAATCATTAGCTACGTGCGCTTCGGTGCAGGCGGGCGGATCGCTCGCTTCTTCCCGCGCGACCCGTCATGGACCACTTGGCCGGCGCTCGAAGTGCTGATCCACGACAACATCGTCCCAGACTTCCCGGTGTGCAACAAGTCCGTGAATGGGTCATATTCAGGAAACGATCTATAA
- a CDS encoding NADH-quinone oxidoreductase subunit B family protein: MLRILGKIQRIGIISEPLPPLNEPALTEIGEQLKARIGELFGGSLAIREVDAGSCNGCELEIQALNNSWYSIERFGVHFVASPRHADMLLVTGPVSRHMEEAIHRTLAATPEPRLVIAVGACGADGGEFGESYASRGAVANVIPVDAVIRGCPPTPVDLMRGILEAIGRP; encoded by the coding sequence ATGCTGCGCATTCTTGGAAAAATACAGCGTATCGGCATCATCTCCGAGCCACTACCGCCGCTCAACGAACCCGCGCTAACCGAAATCGGAGAACAGCTCAAGGCACGCATCGGCGAGCTGTTCGGCGGCAGCCTCGCCATCCGGGAAGTGGATGCGGGCTCATGCAACGGCTGCGAGCTTGAAATCCAGGCGCTCAACAACTCCTGGTACAGCATTGAACGCTTCGGTGTGCATTTCGTCGCCAGCCCGCGCCATGCCGACATGCTACTGGTCACCGGCCCCGTCTCGCGCCACATGGAAGAGGCGATACACCGCACCCTTGCTGCAACACCCGAACCCAGGCTAGTCATCGCCGTAGGCGCGTGCGGCGCAGACGGCGGCGAATTCGGTGAGAGCTACGCCTCACGCGGCGCGGTTGCGAACGTGATTCCCGTCGATGCCGTCATTCGCGGCTGCCCGCCAACCCCGGTCGACCTAATGCGCGGCATCCTCGAAGCCATCGGCAGACCATAG